One Pyrenophora tritici-repentis strain M4 chromosome 5, whole genome shotgun sequence DNA window includes the following coding sequences:
- a CDS encoding protein conserved in bacteria protein, protein MEPEVLWLVPLPRPQSFVGRTTQLAQLSTHISLQGCHRLAIYGLGGCGKTALALEAAYRAGEQQPAHAIFWVPAVSRESFEQAYREIGRLLRIPGITGAKADVKQLVKARLSDEGFGQWLMVVDNADDVDVLFEVVGEGRSGDRLIDYLPHSRKGSIVFTTRTRKAAIDLAENNVIVLGELSEREALEMVRTRLILEQQYQVEDEVTVREFLGMLAFLALAIVQAVAFINRNDSTLSGYIRLYRASEEEAGKLLSKEFKDQSRYEEIENAIATTWYISFEQIQKHDKVAAGYLSFMACTTNNNIPLSMLPIEGSEVEQIEAIGTLKAYTFITERQPQADRHKAQEQQEHSLKSTAALNVHPLVHLAMQGWLKAHDQWFGWAERTMMRLVEVLSLGEIRLRKSWMPYLPHATCVADIHEILESEGRLTLLKQVGRWEHVLGRDRAAEKAHRHVLKRQESTLGKEHVETLASMSMLAHTLCGQGKYAEAEVIDRETLALREKVSGKEHPDTITSMTHLAQALGGQGKYAEAEAMHRETLALREKVLGHEHPDTLASMSNLALVLDKQGKYEEAEAMNRQTLARRENVLGPEHPDTLTSVYYLAHLLAKQHRVDESLLLYQRASAGYDTALRKGHPTVLVCDQHYADLCATQEQRRPACSPSTLDSGAVTSTSKRSRLSRGLAKIGIKSLKH, encoded by the exons ATGGAACCTGAAG TGCTATGGCTCGTCCCATTACCTAGACCACAGTCCTTTGTCGGCCGCACGACTCAGCTTGCCCAGCTTAGTACACACATATCGTTACAAGGCTGCCACCGACTCGCTATATATGGCCTCGGCGGCTGCGGGAAGACAGCCCTTGCTCTCGAGGCGGCTTATCGGGCGGGAGAGCAGCAGCCTGCGCATGCCATCTTCTGGGTACCAGCGGTCAGCCGAGAGAGCTTCGAGCAAGCGTACCGAGAGATAGGACGGCTGCTGCGCATACCGGGCATCACCGGCGCCAAGGCTGACGTGAAGCAGCTCGTCAAGGCGAGACTGAGCGACGAAGGCTTTGGGCAGTGGCTGATGGTTGTCGACAACGCAGACGACGTCGACGTTCTTTTCGAAGTAGTCGGGGAAGGACGCAGCGGAGACCGGCTAATTGACTACCTCCCGCACAGCCGCAAAGGCTCCATCGTGTTTACTACCCGGACCCGCAAGGCTGCAATCGACCTGGCTGAGAATAATGTTATAGTGCTGGGTGAGCTGAGCGAGAGAGAAGCATTGGAAATGGTAAGAACACGCCTGATTCTCGAACAACAATATCAAGTTGAGGATGAAGTGACGGTCCGCGAGTTTCTGGGCATGCTCGCCTTCCTTGCTCTTGCGATCGTCCAGGCAGTAGCGTTTATCAACCGAAACGATAGTACGCTTTCTGGCTATATTCGACTATACCGAGCGAGCGAGGAAGAGGCAGGCAAGCTTCTTAGTAAAGAATTCAAGGACCAAAGCAGATATGAAGAGATTGAGAACGCTATCGCTACAACGTGGTACATCTCTTTTGAACAGATTCAGAAGCATGACAAAGTAGCTGCAGGCTACTTGTCGTTTATGGCATGTACAACAAACAACAACATACCTCTCTCCATGTTACCAATCGAGGGATCGGAAGTGGAACAGATTGAGGCGATAGGGACGTTGAAAGCATATACCTTCATCACTGAGCGACAGCCTCAAGCAGATAGGCACAAAGCGCAAGAACAGCAGGAACACTCACTGAAATCAACTGCGGCATTAAACGTCCACCCCCTAGTGCACCTAGCAATGCAGGGTTGGCTAAAGGCTCATGACCAGTGGTTTGGCTGGGCCGAGAGGACAATGATGCGGCTAGTAGAGGTTCTCTCTCTTGGCGAAATTAGATTAAGAAAGTCCTGGATGCCATATTTGCCACACGCTACATGTGTCGCGGATATCCATGAAATCTTAGAGTCGGAAGGTAGATTAACACTGCTGAAACAGGTGGGACGTTGGGAGCATGTGCTGGGACGGGATCGAGCAGCAGAGAAAGCTCACCGGCACGTGCTGAAAAGACAAGAATCTACGTTAGGAAAGGAGCACGTGGAGACGCTGGCGAGCATGAGCATGCTGGCACATACACTATGCGGCCAGGGAAAGTACGCAGAGGCAGAGGTGATAGATCGAGAGACGCTGGCACTAAGGGAGAAGGTGTCAGGAAAAGAGCATCCAGACACGATAACGAGCATGACCCACCTGGCACAAGCACTTGGCGGCCAGGGAAAGTACGCAGAGGCCGAGGCGATGCATCGAGAGACGCTGGCACTAAGGGAGAAGGTGCTCGGGCATGAGCATCCAGACACCCTGGCGAGCATGAGCAACTTGGCGCTAGTGCTGGACAAGCAGGGCAAGTACGAAGAGGCCGAGGCGATGAACCGACAGACGCTGGCGCGGCGAGAGAATGTGCTGGGGCCTGAGCATCCAGACACCTTGACGAGCGTGTACTACCTAGCTCATCTTCTTGCGAAACAGCATCGCGTCGATGAGTCTTTACTTCTTTACCAAAGGGCATCCGCTGGGTACGACACCGCCCTTAGAAAGGGCCATCCGACTGTCTTGGTGTGCGACCAACATTATGCTGATCTGTGCGCGACACAAGAGCAGCGTCGACCTGCCTGTTCTCCTAGCACGTTAGATAGTGGTGCAGTAACATCTACAAGCAAGAGATCAAGACTGTCACGTGGTCTAGCCAAGATTGGCATTAAAAGTTTGAAACATTAA
- a CDS encoding Pfs, Nucleoside phosphorylase has protein sequence MAGTKPTSCADYHVAWICPVADIELLPARLMLDEEYPTPLYDTHYDENTYVCGTISGHAVVVATCPPGETGNVNAGRLTGSMFKTFPNIRMAVLVGIGGGIPGLAVSEDSLENVHLGDVVVGWPGDGKPACVYHERGRWKVDGQFEMVGTMGNPDWRLTNALGFLAVDYEMGKTTFEDQLARLQRSKSKKKFTRPRLKHDKLFKTTYRHAGDYRSNCTTCDPSELVQRPQRSEEEQHTLVFHRGRIATGNAVIHDGELRDQIRARCDGALCVEMEAAGVDANRRCLVIRGISNYADSHKSDMWRSYAAGNAAAFTRELLCKIQP, from the coding sequence ATGGCCGGCACTAAGCCTACTAGCTGCGCCGACTACCACGTAGCATGGATCTGCCCTGTCGCCGACATTGAGCTTCTGCCTGCGCGCCTGATGCTTGACGAGGAGTACCCCACCCCGCTGTACGACACGCACTACGATGAGAACACCTACGTCTGCGGCACTATCAGCGGCCATGCAGTCGTCGTCGCAACCTGTCCACCAGGCGAGACGGGCAACGTCAACGCCGGGCGCTTGACGGGGTCGATGTTCAAGACGTTTCCCAACATCCGCATGGCAGTGCTTGTGGGCATTGGAGGCGGAATTCCTGGCCTGGCTGTGTCGGAAGACTCCCTCGAGAACGTCCACCTTGGAGACGTGGTGGTAGGATGGCCGGGCGACGGCAAGCCCGCGTGTGTCTACCATGAGCGAGGCAGATGGAAAGTCGACGGACAGTTTGAGATGGTGGGCACGATGGGAAACCCAGACTGGAGGCTGACCAACGCGCTCGGCTTCCTTGCGGTGGACTACGAAATGGGCAAAACGACGTTTGAAGATCAGCTTGCGAGACTACAGCGGTCCAAATCAAAGAAGAAGTTCACACGCCCTAGACTCAAACACGACAAACTCTTCAAGACGACGTACCGTCATGCCGGCGACTATAGATCGAATTGCACAACGTGCGACCCGAGCGAGCTCGTCCAGCGACCCCAACGCAGCGAGGAAGAGCAGCACACGCTCGTGTTCCATCGAGGGAGGATTGCCACTGGCAATGCGGTTATCCACGATGGCGAGCTGCGGGACCAGATCAGGGCTCGATGCGACGGGGCGCTCTGTGTGGAGATGGAGGCGGCAGGCGTCGACGCGAACAGACGATGCCTAGTCATCCGCGGCATCTCCAACTATGCGGACTCGCACAAGAGCGACATGTGGAGGTCATACGCGGCTGGCAACGCGGCTGCGTTTACGAGAGAGCTGCTATGCAAAATTCAGCCATGA